A single window of Deltaproteobacteria bacterium DNA harbors:
- a CDS encoding DUF115 domain-containing protein — translation MTFLADNLRALAARNPALATTLRQLRAPAPSPTAAATDACSDALLQEIRALANPQLLVWCGLGSGAALAQYATARHPRNRFLIVVEPDLATFHAALTTHDWQALLQHPHIWWCIGIATHALEATFYDMFQHPELAAYLRAHTIVDLGTVPAYAPAVRRAWGHVTEELFRESHAVEVDAPVGFSNVLHNLDRILRTPLLHTLKDRFTGRPGILVSTGPSLTQTLPALQRVADRAVCFAVDSALRILLQHGITPHFTGCQERQYLTTDHFRDLDTRKTVLVSTPVVHPETYQLYQGPQVLLAREHHFLPWLFPGIATHGRAMSSVSHLGLFVLQYLGCRPIYLVGQDLAYDPDTRGSHATGYHLREDEAAWQAAGHTTCEARANHGEMIATLQWWHQVARFISYMIREHRIECYNVIPERFGIAIPDTTRLEPDDALVARFGPPFDAHAQLMANFPTFTPDLLVTRRQTAIATLHATRDWLHACCATNWQLMSDLFAWFVARPPTLSRGNTTEAYQRFFRQLERQTAALMQHPYYATVLAPLVQARHLELGQTSVALLDRDDDRPETREAKLAIPLSWFSEIVVRAQGALHQIDQILSQSV, via the coding sequence ATGACTTTTCTCGCCGACAACTTGCGCGCATTGGCGGCACGCAATCCAGCTCTCGCCACGACACTCCGGCAACTGCGTGCGCCTGCGCCCTCACCGACGGCCGCCGCAACCGATGCCTGCAGCGACGCACTGTTGCAGGAAATTCGCGCGCTCGCCAATCCCCAACTCTTGGTCTGGTGCGGTCTCGGCTCCGGTGCGGCGCTCGCGCAATACGCAACCGCACGACATCCCCGAAACCGTTTCCTGATCGTCGTCGAACCGGACCTTGCGACGTTCCACGCCGCGCTCACGACGCATGACTGGCAAGCGCTCTTACAGCATCCACACATTTGGTGGTGCATTGGCATCGCTACACACGCCCTCGAAGCCACGTTCTATGATATGTTCCAACACCCGGAACTCGCCGCGTATCTACGCGCCCACACGATCGTCGACCTCGGCACCGTGCCCGCGTACGCCCCGGCCGTGCGCCGTGCGTGGGGACACGTCACCGAGGAACTCTTTCGCGAATCGCACGCCGTTGAAGTCGACGCCCCGGTCGGATTCAGCAATGTCCTGCACAACCTCGATCGCATCCTGCGCACGCCGCTGCTGCACACGCTCAAAGACCGCTTTACCGGACGTCCCGGCATCTTGGTCTCCACCGGCCCCTCGCTCACGCAGACCTTGCCCGCGTTGCAACGCGTCGCGGATCGCGCTGTCTGTTTCGCCGTCGACTCGGCACTGCGCATCCTGCTGCAGCACGGCATCACACCGCATTTCACCGGATGCCAGGAACGCCAATACCTCACGACCGACCACTTCCGTGACCTCGACACACGCAAGACCGTCCTCGTCAGCACGCCCGTCGTCCATCCCGAAACGTATCAACTCTATCAAGGCCCGCAGGTCCTCTTGGCCCGCGAACATCACTTTCTCCCCTGGCTCTTTCCCGGCATCGCCACGCACGGCCGCGCGATGTCGAGCGTCTCGCACTTAGGCCTCTTCGTGCTGCAGTATCTCGGCTGCCGTCCCATTTACTTAGTCGGCCAAGACCTGGCGTACGACCCCGACACGCGCGGCTCCCACGCGACCGGCTATCATCTGCGCGAAGACGAAGCGGCGTGGCAAGCCGCCGGCCACACGACCTGCGAAGCCCGCGCCAATCACGGAGAGATGATCGCGACGCTGCAATGGTGGCACCAAGTGGCGCGTTTCATCAGTTACATGATCCGCGAACATCGCATCGAATGTTACAACGTGATCCCGGAACGTTTCGGCATCGCGATTCCCGATACGACACGGCTCGAACCGGACGACGCCTTGGTTGCACGCTTCGGCCCCCCGTTCGACGCGCATGCCCAGCTCATGGCGAATTTCCCGACCTTCACGCCGGACCTGCTCGTTACGCGTCGACAAACGGCCATCGCGACACTGCACGCCACGCGCGATTGGTTGCACGCGTGTTGCGCCACGAATTGGCAACTCATGAGCGACCTTTTCGCATGGTTCGTCGCGCGGCCCCCAACGCTCTCGCGCGGCAACACGACGGAGGCCTATCAACGCTTCTTCCGCCAACTCGAACGACAAACCGCCGCGCTGATGCAGCATCCGTATTACGCCACCGTGCTCGCACCGCTCGTCCAGGCCCGGCATCTCGAACTCGGACAGACCAGCGTCGCACTGTTGGACCGCGACGACGACCGCCCGGAGACCCGCGAAGCCAAACTAGCCATCCCACTCAGCTGGTTCAGTGAAATCGTGGTACGCGCCCAAGGCGCGCTGCACCAGATCGACCAGATACTCAGCCAGTCCGTGTAG
- a CDS encoding DegT/DnrJ/EryC1/StrS family aminotransferase — translation MRAAEPLAIHGGTPVRTRPMPPRRLFGEAELQQVRAVFEHAWAIGTDFGYQGPFEAAYTQAVVQWQGGGFADAVSSGTAALWLAALALELPAGSEVICSPVTDPGGITPLVALGLKPVLADSAPGSWRLAPESVQERITPRTRALLVTHVGGIPCDLDALLAVARARDLRVIEDCAQAHGARWRGQQVGTFGDCATFSTMFSKHHATGGCGGLVYTRDARLYERLRAWADRGKPFHAPDFAPKDPTTFMMAGLNFNQDEISCAIGTSTLARLPAILAARRALVERLVVGLQAARAIYLPSLPPDAEPAYFFVTLGVHLERLTVDKPTFAQAVAAEGIPLNPDYRYVASEWPWLRPHLAATASTPHATAWREHSFNLLLHEGYTVAEIDDIVAALLKVERTWLRKE, via the coding sequence ATGCGAGCGGCGGAACCATTGGCAATTCACGGCGGCACACCAGTGCGGACGCGGCCGATGCCGCCGCGACGGTTATTCGGCGAGGCGGAGTTGCAACAGGTCCGCGCGGTGTTTGAACATGCGTGGGCGATCGGCACTGATTTCGGATATCAAGGACCGTTCGAAGCCGCATACACGCAGGCGGTCGTGCAGTGGCAGGGCGGCGGATTTGCGGATGCGGTCAGCAGTGGAACAGCGGCGTTGTGGCTCGCGGCATTGGCATTGGAACTGCCGGCCGGCAGCGAAGTGATTTGTTCGCCGGTGACCGATCCCGGCGGGATCACGCCGCTGGTTGCATTGGGGTTGAAACCGGTGTTGGCGGATAGCGCGCCAGGCAGCTGGCGACTGGCGCCGGAATCGGTGCAGGAGCGGATCACGCCGCGGACCCGCGCACTACTGGTGACGCACGTCGGCGGGATTCCGTGCGATCTGGACGCGTTGCTGGCCGTGGCGCGGGCGCGCGATTTGCGCGTGATCGAAGACTGTGCCCAGGCACACGGTGCGCGGTGGCGCGGCCAGCAGGTCGGCACGTTCGGTGACTGCGCGACGTTTTCCACGATGTTTTCCAAGCATCATGCGACGGGCGGATGTGGCGGCTTGGTCTACACACGAGACGCGCGATTGTATGAACGGCTGCGTGCGTGGGCCGATCGCGGCAAGCCGTTTCATGCGCCAGATTTTGCGCCCAAAGATCCGACGACTTTCATGATGGCCGGGTTGAATTTTAATCAGGACGAAATTTCTTGCGCGATCGGGACGAGCACGTTGGCACGCCTGCCGGCGATCTTGGCGGCACGTCGCGCGCTCGTGGAGCGGCTTGTCGTCGGCTTGCAAGCGGCGCGCGCCATATATTTGCCGTCGCTCCCGCCGGACGCTGAACCCGCGTATTTTTTTGTCACGCTGGGAGTGCATCTGGAACGGCTCACGGTCGACAAGCCTACGTTTGCGCAGGCCGTGGCCGCGGAAGGGATTCCGCTCAACCCCGATTATCGGTATGTCGCGAGCGAATGGCCGTGGCTGCGGCCGCATCTGGCCGCTACCGCTTCCACGCCGCATGCGACGGCCTGGCGGGAACACTCATTCAATCTGCTGCTCCACGAGGGCTACACGGTGGCGGAGATCGATGATATCGTCGCGGCGTTGTTGAAAGTCGAACGGACCTGGTTGCGAAAGGAGTAA
- a CDS encoding class I SAM-dependent methyltransferase, which translates to MARSSDDRNATEEGALRTKGDMMAAHTPQAFQPILHEEYTRLGPVAMGPMASFTWRHDPKHLLFSMARYKFCAKLLAGKSSALEVGCGDGFCLPLMLQSVPRIVGIDIEPEIIAANQARAQLAACQFLRHDLTHSPCPGGLFDAAYSLDVIEHVAPAVESRFMQHLCAGLAPHAVCVFGTPNSAADRHASEISRLNHVNTKDHEGLRALFAPYFHNVFLFSMNDEVVHTGFYPMAHYLFVVGVGVRSQT; encoded by the coding sequence ATGGCGCGCAGTAGCGATGATCGCAATGCGACCGAGGAGGGAGCGTTGCGCACTAAAGGAGACATGATGGCGGCGCATACTCCCCAAGCGTTTCAACCGATCTTGCACGAAGAATATACGCGACTTGGACCCGTCGCGATGGGGCCGATGGCGAGTTTCACTTGGCGACACGATCCGAAACATTTGCTGTTTTCGATGGCACGCTACAAATTTTGCGCGAAATTGTTGGCGGGCAAGTCGTCGGCGTTGGAAGTCGGATGCGGGGATGGGTTTTGTCTCCCGCTCATGTTGCAGAGTGTGCCAAGGATTGTCGGGATCGATATCGAGCCGGAGATTATCGCCGCGAACCAGGCCCGTGCGCAGCTGGCCGCGTGCCAGTTTCTCCGCCATGATTTAACCCACAGCCCATGTCCCGGCGGGCTGTTCGACGCGGCCTACAGTCTCGATGTGATCGAGCATGTGGCGCCGGCCGTGGAATCGCGTTTCATGCAACACCTCTGTGCCGGATTGGCACCGCACGCGGTCTGTGTGTTCGGCACGCCGAATAGCGCGGCCGATCGCCACGCCAGCGAGATCAGCCGGCTCAATCATGTGAACACGAAAGACCACGAAGGCCTGCGCGCGCTATTCGCCCCGTATTTTCACAATGTCTTCCTGTTTTCGATGAACGATGAAGTGGTGCACACCGGCTTTTATCCGATGGCGCATTACTTGTTCGTCGTCGGCGTCGGTGTGCGTTCGCAGACATAA
- a CDS encoding GNAT family N-acetyltransferase translates to MQFHSATTADCACVYRWRTDPRTTRHFFDQREIAWETHCTWFERVLQDPDDSILLAATENEQVGVIRLTCFTEVECRCGQVGLYMNPDLHGRGLGKQMLTHFTQDWCPRMAPDVTRLFGKVALANIASQRCFLAAGYHAAAERVWGARDIREIARLLCAPTPPPPTAWLPPSGQTCDHCVYVCERTPTPTTNK, encoded by the coding sequence ATGCAATTTCACTCCGCCACCACCGCCGATTGCGCATGCGTCTATCGCTGGCGCACCGATCCGCGCACCACGCGCCATTTCTTCGACCAGCGGGAGATTGCGTGGGAAACGCACTGCACATGGTTCGAGCGCGTGTTGCAAGACCCCGACGACTCCATCCTGCTCGCCGCCACCGAAAACGAACAGGTCGGCGTCATTCGGCTCACCTGCTTTACTGAAGTGGAGTGTCGTTGCGGTCAAGTCGGACTCTATATGAATCCCGACCTCCACGGCCGCGGCCTCGGCAAACAGATGCTGACGCACTTTACCCAAGACTGGTGCCCGCGCATGGCACCGGACGTCACTCGGCTGTTCGGCAAAGTCGCGCTCGCCAATATCGCGTCGCAGCGCTGTTTCCTGGCCGCAGGCTACCACGCCGCCGCGGAACGCGTCTGGGGTGCGCGCGACATCCGCGAAATCGCGCGCCTGCTGTGCGCCCCGACCCCACCACCCCCGACCGCCTGGCTTCCCCCGTCCGGCCAGACCTGCGATCACTGTGTTTATGTCTGCGAACGCACACCGACGCCGACGACGAACAAGTAA
- a CDS encoding FkbM family methyltransferase — protein sequence MSLAELLAIASYDTLRSGWLARYHAAAVPAAGRIAVVGAAGWIAPLVQAAAARGVEIGGIFDESPAREGASLAGHVIRPLAAMQALDRATPIALGTHHYGPLATRLRVQGFQHCLPYALFHEADPQWPAHPFYAGLLADLWAHRDRYAALAQVLADDASRATLDAVLAFRMTLEPERLAGCCRPDAYFAELTSGGERDVFIDGGAYTGDTFARFGAWSGHRYRAALLFEPDPDNFAQLQVATQGDARVRCVSSALAARAGEAQFVRDAGRTAHLAAHGGTPVRTVALDDSPAAADATLIKLNIEGAELEALQGAAALIRRQRPQLAIAVYHRPAHLWQLMEYLQSLGVGYRFLLRQHAEALVETVLYAAAQ from the coding sequence ATGTCTCTGGCAGAGCTGTTGGCCATTGCGAGCTATGACACACTGCGGTCCGGGTGGCTAGCGCGGTATCACGCGGCGGCGGTGCCGGCGGCCGGGCGCATCGCGGTGGTTGGCGCGGCCGGATGGATCGCGCCGTTGGTGCAGGCGGCTGCAGCGCGCGGCGTGGAAATTGGCGGCATTTTTGACGAATCGCCGGCGCGCGAGGGTGCGTCGTTAGCGGGCCACGTGATCCGGCCGTTGGCGGCCATGCAGGCGCTGGATCGCGCGACACCGATTGCGCTCGGCACGCATCATTACGGACCGTTGGCGACGCGGCTCCGCGTGCAAGGATTTCAGCATTGCCTTCCATACGCGTTGTTTCACGAGGCCGATCCGCAATGGCCGGCGCATCCGTTTTATGCCGGACTGTTGGCGGATTTGTGGGCGCACCGCGATCGCTATGCCGCGTTGGCGCAGGTCTTGGCCGATGATGCCTCGCGTGCGACACTCGACGCGGTGCTGGCCTTTCGGATGACGTTGGAACCGGAGCGGCTTGCGGGTTGTTGTCGTCCGGACGCCTATTTTGCCGAGCTCACATCCGGTGGTGAACGAGACGTGTTCATCGACGGCGGCGCGTATACCGGCGATACGTTCGCGCGCTTCGGCGCGTGGAGCGGCCATCGGTATCGTGCCGCGCTGTTGTTTGAGCCGGATCCCGACAATTTTGCGCAATTACAAGTCGCGACGCAGGGCGATGCGCGCGTGCGATGTGTCTCCAGTGCGCTCGCGGCCCGCGCGGGCGAGGCCCAATTCGTGCGAGATGCCGGGCGAACCGCGCATCTCGCCGCGCATGGCGGAACACCCGTACGGACGGTGGCGTTGGATGATTCCCCGGCCGCGGCGGATGCGACGTTGATCAAACTCAACATCGAAGGCGCGGAGTTGGAGGCGCTGCAAGGCGCAGCGGCACTGATTCGGCGGCAGCGGCCGCAGCTCGCAATCGCGGTGTATCATCGGCCCGCGCATTTGTGGCAGCTGATGGAATATCTCCAATCGCTCGGCGTGGGCTATCGTTTCTTGCTGCGGCAACACGCCGAGGCATTGGTGGAAACGGTGCTCTATGCGGCGGCGCAGTAG